In Aedes albopictus strain Foshan chromosome 3, AalbF5, whole genome shotgun sequence, the genomic window tttaactatatggataagcctggcttaccggttaagccaatcatttcggcttaactcgtaagccaggcttacccatatagttaaacctggcttaacgcctaagccagggtgaagaaatcgatcaACAACCACTAATTTGACAACGTTTACTtcctgtaccgacttttcgaaccctctaagcagaataccctctttgaatgagtgtaatcagtttcgtaccttttaattccgccctatgttgcttatcctttgacagatacgcgtatttcgactaccacttgtgtcgaaatacgcgtatctgtcaaaggataagcaacatagggcggaattaaaaggtacgaaactgattacactcattcaaaaaacgtttacttctttcattatacgcaAAATGGAGAAAGGTCACCAAGTAGATGCAATTTACACAGATCTCTCAGCAGCATTCGACAAGATGAACCACGATGACGCTCTCGCCAAATTCCGTAAGTTGGGTATCGgtaatagaccacctcacggcgaaattctatctcttttgctccttcagagagtttgaaaacaacaggaccagtacctgtcaaatttgacaggtgttggtcctgttgttttctaatttcccgtaggagagaaagagagcgatttcttgatgacgtcaacGTGCAATGGGCAATAGTTTGCTGACTTGGTTACACTCATACGTGCTCATACCTCACTGGTCGCACAACGtctgtcaaaatttgaaatcacgCTTCATCTCCTTTTGCAGTTACCTCTTACCCTTTTTTATTCCCAGACTGCTTCAAACTGTCATACGCGGATGACCTAAACCTGTACCACATTATCAAGGGCCAACATGATGCAGATTTCTTGCAGCAGTTACTCGCAACATTCGCTACCTGGTGCCATGTTAATCGCATGGTCCTAAATGGGTCCAAATGCTCGGTAATTTCATTTGGTCGGAAAAAAACTCTAATTCATTACGATTATTGTCTAGATCACACTCATCTAAAACGAGAGTCTACCTTCAAAGATCTGGGTGTCTTCATGGATTCTCAGTTGACTTTCAAGGACCATGTTGCCTATATGGGTTCCAAGACGTCTTCACAATTAGGTTTTATATTCCGTTTTACTAAAAACTTCAAAGTTGTTTATTGCCTAAAGTTGTTGTATTGCGAACTTTACTTCTAAGACTTGCTGCATATCGCACAATGCATCTAATCCAGGAAAGAAAGTCATATTTGGAAATCGAATTGAGGGACAATCAAATTTCAACTATATAGGTAGGTATGTATATTTTCTTCgagattttctttttattatatAACATTTGTATGGTCAAAAGGGTCAAAATTACATTCTCAATTACTCAATCAATGCCAAGCTTTCACTTTTTTTGGTGTTTGTCCACAGTTACCAGTCACGTGACCTAGGTAGCCGATTCTTGAAGAACTGATATGTCGCTCACAGAAACAACATTTGATTTGTATTTTGACTCCCGGGTGCATTTTCTTGTTGTGATCCGATAGCTCCCGAAAATACTCGTAATCCTGTTCGCAAGATGCACATTTGAAGACCAGTCGGCGCCATTCGTACGTCACATTTCCATCTGTTGCCAGCAGCTTTATCTGCACCATTCCATGTTTCTTGCTGGCATGTGATCTGCAGGACGTTTTGGAAAAGAACGTCTTGGGGCAAAAGGGACACTGGACAGGATGAGCAGCTAGCTTGTGGTCTCGAAGTTTTTGACGCGATCGGTAGCTCTCCGAACACTGATCACAATCGCGATAGTGTCGATGGACTAAAACATGATACCGAATGGTGTTGATCGACCAAAAACGCTTGCCACAGTGATCACATTCATAAAGCCTGTCGTCGTCAAGTTTACGTGACAAATGATCGTCCTTTATTTGATGCAATCCCGTAAGATGGCTTCTATAGGCACTGGCGTCTACAAATGTTCGGTGGCACAATTCACATTTCACAACGGAAGCAATCTTATCAGCTCCCTTTGAATGATAGCGTTCGTTGTGGTTTTTCAACTTTTTCTCAGAACTGAAATCTGTGCCACACTTGTCGCAAACTATTTTTACATCATGTAACGGCAAATGCGCCTGCAGACGAAGGCGACTATCATAGCTTTTTGGACATTTGCTGCATTGATATGCTTTCGCAGTTTCAACGGTTTGGTACTTGCTTTTATCCTGCTCGCAGTAGAGCTCATGAGCGAAAAGCTCTTCTTTGGTTTTGAAAAGAACATCACAATGCTGACACGAGAACGTTGTTAATATATAGCTGCGCATCGCATGAGCCATTAGTCCCTGGAGTGTGTAGAATGTTTTGGAGCAATTCATACAACGAACATTATGTGAGTCAATGTGGTTTCTCAGATGGAAGCTCATACTTTCCTTGTCTATGAAAAACTGCAAACATATTCTACAGCGGTAATCTATATGCTCAGACACAATTTTCTTCGATGTATTGCTTTTTATTCCTCTGAGCTTATTCAACTTCCGCATGAGGGGTCCAGTTCGTCCAGTTTTGATAAATTGCGGTTTATTATTCGATGATGGTTTGGTATTTGAAACCCGCACTGAATCTTTCTTTGGAATGTCAACGACATCGTTGTTCGGCTCCTTTTGTTCAATAACATTTGACCGTTCGAATGTTTCCAAGACTGATTCTGACTTAATATATTCTGAAGGTGCGTTTTGGTACTCGTTGTAATGTGACTGCTCGATTGCGTTGCTGTAAATAGAGCATTTGCTTCGAAAGTAATCAAATTCACTAATTTTAGTAATGCAAAGTTTGCAAATTGCTGACGGTTTCTCCATGTTTAGCTTTACGTTTATCAGCGTATCCAGCAAAGCGACAATGTGCCTTTGAGAATCATTCGATGCGGGTAAAATTGGTGTCAAGTTTTCTGCTGAATAGCAGAATTGGCAGTAAGAGCCCGACTCCGCCAGAGGCCTGCATAAGAAAGCACCGGGTAATCAAAAGAATTCAAACTAAAATGATGACTGTTTAAATACTCACGGTTCAGGTACCTCAATCTTGAAGTGATTCAACATATGATTCATTTTAACGTTTTTTATCCAATGATTTTTAACGAAACTTTCAACAAAGAAACCATCACAGTTTTTTGACTATTCTACTATTGCACTATACAGCTTGTTCGAACATGTTTCAATTCAAGACTAATCATGATATTCCTGATATTCAgacgatttccaaaggaatttataaaCACACTGAACCCAATGAACGCTGGTGTCATCTATGCGATATGTTTCTTGATAACTCCTTGGAGGTAAGAACATCAGAATAGTATATTATACACGCTCCAACACAAACACCATCCAATAAAGTCCGACTGTAAACAAACTGTTTGTGAATTATTTTCAATACCATAACATCAAGTGGTGTTGATATAAACAACACCACTGATTACAGAAACATGTGTGTTCGGCAAATTTATCACAAACACTATCATGGGAGCTCCCATAAGGCTACCTACATACCACTCAAACGGTTGGTCAAACCAAAGATACATGCTTTGCTCGACCACACGAAGAATCAACTCGTTTAGTTTGTCGCTTTGTGCGACAACATGCAtcagtagcgtgggacacaaaaatacattttactcctgtacactttttgagttccactttgaccccatatcaactgtgcaaaatttcagctcgatcggag contains:
- the LOC109424351 gene encoding zinc finger and BTB domain-containing protein 41, with protein sequence MNHMLNHFKIEVPEPPLAESGSYCQFCYSAENLTPILPASNDSQRHIVALLDTLINVKLNMEKPSAICKLCITKISEFDYFRSKCSIYSNAIEQSHYNEYQNAPSEYIKSESVLETFERSNVIEQKEPNNDVVDIPKKDSVRVSNTKPSSNNKPQFIKTGRTGPLMRKLNKLRGIKSNTSKKIVSEHIDYRCRICLQFFIDKESMSFHLRNHIDSHNVRCMNCSKTFYTLQGLMAHAMRSYILTTFSCQHCDVLFKTKEELFAHELYCEQDKSKYQTVETAKAYQCSKCPKSYDSRLRLQAHLPLHDVKIVCDKCGTDFSSEKKLKNHNERYHSKGADKIASVVKCELCHRTFVDASAYRSHLTGLHQIKDDHLSRKLDDDRLYECDHCGKRFWSINTIRYHVLVHRHYRDCDQCSESYRSRQKLRDHKLAAHPVQCPFCPKTFFSKTSCRSHASKKHGMVQIKLLATDGNVTYEWRRLVFKCASCEQDYEYFRELSDHNKKMHPGVKIQIKCCFCERHISSSRIGYLGHVTGNCGQTPKKVKAWH